One genomic window of Nitrospirota bacterium includes the following:
- a CDS encoding capsule biosynthesis protein, with amino-acid sequence MATSLGGYDQGAVLESALAVALTLRGARVDMLLCDEFLPSCQMTKFAKISPEDLTGHGQVSLCRDCFSAGRRLFEPLGLSIQRYSKLVGPEQVKRAMDMAAVVPLEEIGEYKFEGLAVGEQAMAGALRYYGRGDLGGEPLGEAVLRRYLEASLMTVFAVQRLIEENAYDVACFHHGIYVPQGIIGEVCRKKGLRIVNWNPSYRKQTFIFSHGDSYHHTMITETVSTWQDISWTPETERMTLDYLKSRWQGTGDWIWFHESPREDLPEIIREVGIDTTKPWIGMLTSVMWDAQLHYRSNAFPNQLEWVMQTIRYFARRPELQLIIRIHPAEVRGMVPSRQPIAAEIRSVFPSLPPNVFVIHPESHVSTYAVMEHCDSVIIYNTKTGIELSGMGIPVLVAGEAWIRNKGFSLDATDPEGYFKLLEQLPLKERLSEDKLILARKYAFHFFFRRMIPLPFITSPEKYAFSLNISGLDELMQGRDPGLDVICDGILNNRPFIYPAERLK; translated from the coding sequence ATGGCGACCAGTCTTGGGGGCTATGACCAGGGGGCTGTGCTGGAAAGCGCCCTGGCAGTGGCACTGACCCTCCGCGGTGCACGGGTTGATATGTTGTTGTGCGATGAGTTTCTGCCGTCCTGTCAGATGACGAAGTTTGCCAAAATTTCCCCGGAGGATCTGACGGGTCATGGTCAGGTGTCTCTGTGCCGGGACTGTTTCAGTGCCGGTCGTAGGCTGTTTGAACCGCTCGGTCTTTCAATCCAACGCTATAGCAAACTGGTCGGTCCTGAACAGGTGAAGCGTGCTATGGATATGGCGGCCGTTGTTCCTTTGGAGGAGATCGGTGAATACAAGTTTGAAGGCCTGGCGGTCGGCGAGCAAGCGATGGCCGGCGCCCTGCGCTACTACGGCAGGGGCGATCTTGGCGGCGAGCCTCTCGGGGAGGCGGTGCTGCGCCGCTATCTTGAGGCGTCGCTGATGACGGTCTTTGCTGTGCAGAGGTTGATCGAAGAGAACGCGTACGATGTGGCCTGTTTTCATCACGGGATCTATGTCCCCCAGGGGATTATCGGAGAGGTCTGCAGGAAGAAGGGGTTAAGGATTGTCAACTGGAATCCCTCGTACCGGAAGCAGACCTTTATCTTCAGCCACGGCGATTCTTATCACCACACGATGATCACAGAGACTGTCAGCACTTGGCAAGACATCTCCTGGACCCCTGAGACCGAGAGGATGACCCTCGACTATCTGAAGAGCCGCTGGCAGGGGACCGGGGATTGGATCTGGTTTCATGAGTCCCCCAGGGAGGACTTGCCGGAGATCATCCGTGAGGTCGGGATTGACACAACAAAACCGTGGATCGGCATGCTCACCAGTGTGATGTGGGACGCCCAGTTGCACTATCGCTCGAATGCCTTTCCGAATCAGCTCGAATGGGTGATGCAGACGATCCGCTATTTTGCCAGGAGGCCGGAGCTTCAGTTGATCATCCGGATCCACCCCGCGGAAGTCCGCGGGATGGTCCCGTCCCGTCAGCCGATAGCGGCGGAGATCCGGAGCGTCTTTCCCTCTCTCCCTCCGAATGTCTTTGTGATCCACCCGGAGAGTCATGTGAGCACCTATGCCGTGATGGAGCATTGCGACTCGGTGATCATCTACAACACCAAGACAGGGATTGAGTTATCGGGCATGGGGATCCCCGTCCTTGTGGCCGGCGAGGCCTGGATACGGAACAAGGGGTTTTCGCTCGACGCGACAGACCCTGAGGGGTACTTCAAGCTGTTGGAACAGCTGCCGCTGAAAGAGCGCCTGAGTGAAGATAAGCTGATTCTGGCAAGGAAATATGCATTCCACTTCTTTTTCCGGAGGATGATACCGCTCCCGTTTATCACCTCACCGGAGAAATATGCATTCTCACTTAATATTTCCGGTCTTGATGAATTAATGCAGGGCCGGGATCCAGGACTTGATGTGATCTGTGACGGAATATTAAACAACAGGCCGTTCATTTACCCGGCGGAAAGGTTGAAGTAA
- a CDS encoding glycosyltransferase: MKTKTTTSASPKVCFGMVLYNADQYLHAALDSLRKQSYADFQIVASDDCSSDGTEKIMRHYASIDQRITYSRNDKRLGMIMNKRKAFTEAVRMGADYFAWAADHDLWHPEWLQAHVNVLNEDPEIVMAYPLTAAIGPTDERLPIGPSRFETVGMSKIKRVRAACTEMEGAGNMIYGLFRTNVLEKCGVFPYCVMPDRLLLLEMSVYGTFKQINRELWYRRYPKSKPDYEKEVERQRYSLFPEGAAPWHSRFPVLSQALGIIYHLSLRPPAGNYANAHLGPYMAYLHLRRKKGFLLKEFKWAIKSGGSRTKQRVL, from the coding sequence ATGAAAACAAAGACAACTACGTCAGCTTCACCAAAAGTCTGCTTCGGCATGGTTTTATACAACGCGGATCAGTACCTCCATGCTGCATTGGACTCACTACGGAAGCAATCCTATGCTGATTTTCAAATAGTTGCCTCAGACGACTGTTCGTCGGATGGCACTGAAAAGATCATGCGGCATTATGCCTCTATTGATCAACGAATCACCTATAGCCGGAATGATAAGCGCCTCGGGATGATCATGAACAAGCGCAAGGCATTTACTGAGGCCGTCAGGATGGGCGCAGACTATTTCGCCTGGGCTGCTGACCATGATCTGTGGCATCCCGAGTGGCTCCAGGCGCACGTAAATGTCTTAAATGAAGATCCTGAGATAGTTATGGCCTATCCCCTTACGGCGGCCATCGGGCCGACAGATGAACGGCTCCCCATCGGGCCGTCACGGTTTGAGACGGTGGGCATGAGCAAGATCAAGCGGGTCCGTGCAGCATGTACGGAAATGGAGGGGGCTGGAAATATGATCTATGGCCTCTTCAGGACAAATGTTCTTGAGAAATGCGGAGTCTTTCCCTACTGCGTTATGCCGGACAGACTACTGTTACTTGAGATGTCTGTGTACGGGACGTTTAAACAGATTAACAGGGAACTATGGTACAGACGCTATCCTAAGTCTAAGCCGGACTACGAAAAGGAAGTTGAGCGTCAGCGTTATTCGCTTTTTCCTGAAGGAGCAGCTCCGTGGCACTCTCGATTTCCGGTGCTCAGCCAGGCGCTGGGCATTATCTACCATCTGAGCTTACGGCCACCGGCCGGTAATTATGCCAATGCTCATCTGGGCCCTTATATGGCATATCTTCACCTGAGGAGAAAGAAAGGCTTTCTCCTGAAAGAATTTAAATGGGCTATTAAGAGCGGAGGATCCAGGACAAAACAGCGGGTGCTATAG
- a CDS encoding putative sugar O-methyltransferase, producing MNRLQFKEQIERYKQESWWHNYLHVRDHIFYLLEEEQKQSNRPSNYWEEELAGFDYMFDASPLIIQKLREHCYHLTGLRAYDYREHHAHQIESFKKKLNALREQDANGLLVPESPLLGGFGYLIDDMLINLDTLKFYESFLALNKAGLLAPLRQNVGDKKVIIEIGAGWGGFAYQFKSLFPNTCYIIVDLPQTILFSGVYLKTLFPDASVLFYGDKPVESLLDEYNNYDIIFLPHFFFSAIKTTKIDLAINIASFQEMTGEQVDSYIRCLAELKCPNIYSHNRDRSKHNRQLTTVSSILSGYYNVTEQRVLDVPYTDLVVPMTTTKTLTQKILWKSDTNRKRLIYEYRHLIGTLSK from the coding sequence ATGAATAGATTGCAATTTAAAGAGCAGATTGAGCGGTACAAACAGGAGAGTTGGTGGCATAATTATCTTCATGTTCGCGACCATATCTTTTATTTGCTTGAAGAGGAACAAAAGCAAAGCAATCGGCCAAGCAATTATTGGGAAGAAGAATTGGCCGGATTTGACTACATGTTTGATGCATCTCCATTGATCATTCAGAAATTGCGTGAACATTGTTATCATCTTACCGGTTTGCGGGCTTATGACTATCGGGAGCATCATGCACATCAAATAGAGTCCTTTAAGAAGAAATTAAACGCATTGCGAGAGCAAGACGCAAATGGTCTTTTGGTTCCGGAGTCTCCACTTCTTGGAGGATTTGGTTATCTAATTGATGATATGTTGATCAATCTGGACACGCTTAAATTTTACGAATCGTTTTTAGCTTTAAATAAGGCTGGATTACTTGCTCCATTACGGCAGAATGTCGGTGATAAAAAGGTTATCATTGAGATTGGTGCTGGATGGGGGGGATTTGCCTATCAGTTCAAGAGTCTGTTTCCAAATACATGCTATATTATTGTTGATCTGCCTCAAACGATCCTATTTTCTGGAGTATATCTGAAGACTCTATTTCCTGACGCTTCAGTTCTTTTTTATGGTGATAAGCCTGTAGAAAGTTTGCTTGATGAATATAATAACTATGATATTATTTTTCTTCCCCATTTCTTTTTCAGTGCAATAAAAACTACCAAGATTGACCTTGCGATCAACATTGCATCTTTTCAGGAGATGACTGGTGAACAGGTTGATTCGTACATTCGCTGTTTAGCTGAACTGAAGTGTCCAAATATATACAGCCACAATAGGGATCGCTCGAAGCACAATCGCCAACTTACGACAGTTAGTTCGATTTTAAGTGGATATTATAATGTGACAGAACAACGTGTGCTTGATGTTCCATATACGGACCTGGTTGTTCCGATGACGACGACCAAAACTCTTACTCAAAAAATCCTATGGAAAAGTGATACGAATAGAAAACGATTAATTTACGAATATAGACATTTGATAGGAACTCTTTCAAAATAA
- a CDS encoding CatB-related O-acetyltransferase has translation MWLIDRAAAILKLRLLGESMHHKADKQDIFQNKLAEIGFERKFRGIKCDVVVGPWSYYQPTCEFRGYDTDDQIRIGKFCSIAQNVTFLVNGNHKLTGTTYPMRHFLLNEVGADIPKRQGDIVIGNDVWIAYGASIVGARIGDGAVIGAFSVVRGDIPPYAIVLGNPAQIIRYRFDEDMIKKLLQIQWWNWPIEKIRFETMLLTSDVDKFVNKHWVPDRFQNE, from the coding sequence ATGTGGCTGATAGATCGTGCTGCCGCCATTCTTAAACTCCGCCTTCTGGGTGAGTCTATGCACCATAAGGCAGATAAGCAAGATATTTTTCAGAATAAACTTGCCGAGATCGGATTTGAGCGGAAATTTAGGGGAATTAAGTGCGACGTTGTTGTCGGTCCATGGTCTTATTACCAGCCGACCTGTGAGTTTAGAGGCTATGATACAGATGATCAGATAAGAATCGGCAAGTTTTGCTCGATCGCTCAAAATGTTACATTTCTTGTAAATGGAAATCATAAGCTTACGGGTACAACATATCCGATGAGACATTTCCTTCTTAATGAGGTTGGTGCTGATATTCCAAAAAGACAGGGCGATATTGTAATTGGAAACGATGTATGGATTGCATACGGTGCAAGCATAGTGGGAGCAAGAATTGGAGATGGTGCTGTGATAGGGGCGTTTTCTGTTGTTCGGGGAGATATACCTCCATACGCCATAGTTCTCGGTAATCCAGCACAGATTATCAGATACCGTTTTGACGAAGATATGATCAAAAAACTATTACAAATCCAATGGTGGAATTGGCCTATTGAAAAGATTCGCTTTGAGACTATGTTGCTTACAAGCGATGTTGATAAATTTGTTAATAAACATTGGGTACCCGATAGGTTCCAAAATGAATAG
- a CDS encoding ATP-binding cassette domain-containing protein, with the protein MIEIRNISKQYTIGRKEAYGSLRDEIMQAIAAPFRRGVRALGTGEEDNTIWALRDVSFNVQEGEVIGIIGRNGAGKSTLLKILSRITEPTSGRIVMRGRVASLLEVGTGFHPELTGRENIFLNGALLGMSRQEIKARFDEIVAFSEIEKFLDTPVKRYSSGMYVRLAFAVAAHLEPEILIVDEVLAVGDIRFQRKCMDRMGYVSKEGRTVLFVSHSMPAVTRLCQRALMFGEGRVLQDGPAHQVVTSYFHSDLGTTAMREWPDLNKAPGDDVVRLRAVSVQTEEGKISDSIDIRYPFVLEMRYDVLKSGAVLTPIIRLTNQEGIVLFTAIDVDTNWRKQRRPTGQYITKLQIPGDLLAEGNISVLASISTISPTTKRVYEKDVISFQIVDNMTGDSARGDWGGDVPGVIRPLLSWVTEKEG; encoded by the coding sequence ATAATCGAGATACGAAACATATCCAAACAATATACCATCGGCAGGAAGGAGGCCTACGGGAGCTTGCGTGATGAGATCATGCAGGCGATAGCAGCTCCTTTCAGGCGCGGTGTCCGGGCCCTGGGAACAGGGGAGGAGGATAACACCATCTGGGCGCTCAGGGACGTCTCGTTCAACGTTCAGGAGGGTGAGGTCATAGGCATTATCGGGAGGAATGGGGCAGGCAAGAGCACCCTGTTAAAGATCCTCTCACGGATCACAGAACCGACCTCGGGGCGTATCGTCATGAGGGGCCGGGTGGCAAGCCTCCTCGAGGTCGGCACAGGATTCCACCCGGAGCTCACAGGCAGGGAAAATATATTTCTGAACGGCGCACTCCTCGGCATGAGCAGACAGGAGATCAAGGCGAGATTCGATGAGATTGTCGCCTTCTCAGAGATCGAGAAATTCCTGGATACACCGGTAAAGAGATATTCAAGCGGAATGTACGTCCGGCTTGCTTTTGCAGTGGCTGCCCACCTGGAGCCGGAAATCCTGATTGTGGATGAAGTGCTGGCGGTGGGGGATATTCGCTTTCAACGGAAATGCATGGACAGGATGGGATATGTAAGTAAAGAGGGCCGGACAGTGCTCTTTGTCTCCCACAGCATGCCGGCAGTCACGCGCTTGTGTCAGCGTGCATTAATGTTCGGTGAAGGCCGCGTGCTGCAGGATGGACCTGCACACCAGGTGGTAACTTCGTATTTTCATTCTGACCTGGGAACCACTGCAATGCGGGAATGGCCTGATCTGAACAAAGCCCCTGGAGATGATGTCGTGCGGCTGAGGGCTGTAAGCGTTCAGACTGAAGAGGGGAAGATCAGTGATTCAATTGACATCCGATACCCGTTTGTGCTTGAAATGCGCTACGATGTTCTTAAATCCGGTGCCGTGCTAACCCCGATTATTCGTCTGACCAACCAGGAAGGTATTGTTTTGTTTACTGCTATAGACGTTGATACCAATTGGCGGAAACAACGACGCCCTACCGGACAATATATAACTAAGTTACAAATACCCGGGGACCTCTTGGCAGAAGGGAATATCTCTGTCTTGGCGAGTATTAGCACAATTAGTCCCACGACAAAGCGGGTATATGAGAAAGATGTAATTTCCTTCCAGATTGTAGATAATATGACTGGTGATTCTGCCCGTGGAGATTGGGGGGGAGACGTCCCTGGGGTAATTCGTCCATTATTGAGCTGGGTGACAGAAAAAGAGGGATAG
- a CDS encoding ABC transporter permease, translating to MKEMIVIEPQKGWVPVNFREIWKFRELLYFLAWRDVKVKYKQTALGVMWAILQPVMTMVVFSLLFGRLAKIPSDGVPYPIFVYIGLLPWQYFASVLSQSTNSVVSGADMVSKIYFPRILMPASTSIAAILDLAIAAVVLGLMMIYYGIAVSVTILLVPLLVVLTMMNAVGFGMWFSALNVRYRDIQYVIPFGIQIWMFVTPVIYPTSLFDERYAWILALNPMSGVIEAFRPAVLGHLPVPWISLGISAATGIVIFLGGVFYFRRVERYFADVI from the coding sequence ATGAAAGAGATGATCGTCATAGAGCCCCAAAAAGGCTGGGTGCCGGTCAACTTCCGGGAGATATGGAAGTTCCGTGAACTCCTTTATTTTCTTGCCTGGCGGGACGTCAAGGTCAAATACAAGCAGACGGCCCTCGGCGTGATGTGGGCGATCCTGCAGCCTGTTATGACCATGGTGGTATTCTCATTGCTCTTCGGCCGCCTTGCAAAAATCCCTTCTGATGGTGTCCCGTATCCCATTTTTGTTTACATAGGGCTTCTACCCTGGCAATACTTCGCCTCCGTGCTTTCTCAATCTACAAACAGTGTGGTGAGCGGTGCGGACATGGTCAGCAAGATCTATTTTCCCAGGATACTGATGCCCGCGAGCACATCAATCGCCGCCATCCTGGATTTAGCCATTGCCGCCGTTGTCCTGGGATTGATGATGATATACTACGGCATAGCGGTGAGCGTCACTATACTCCTCGTGCCTTTACTCGTTGTGCTCACTATGATGAACGCCGTTGGATTCGGGATGTGGTTCTCGGCGCTCAATGTGAGGTACAGGGATATTCAGTATGTCATACCATTTGGGATACAGATATGGATGTTCGTGACCCCCGTCATCTACCCGACGAGCCTCTTTGATGAACGTTACGCCTGGATCCTTGCACTAAATCCGATGAGCGGGGTTATCGAGGCATTCCGTCCCGCTGTACTCGGCCATCTGCCGGTGCCGTGGATATCACTCGGGATATCTGCTGCAACGGGGATCGTGATATTCCTGGGTGGCGTCTTCTATTTCCGGCGGGTTGAGCGCTATTTCGCGGATGTGATATGA
- a CDS encoding GDP-mannose 4,6-dehydratase has protein sequence MLMKALICGISGQDGTYLAQLLLNKGYEVCGTSRDAQMASFSNLARLGIRDRVMLESMVLTDFRSVLQTIARIKPDEIYNLAGQSSVGLSFQQPVETLESNSIGTLNLLEAIRFIGLPVRLYNACSSECFGDIGEEAADEATPFRPRSPYAVAKAAAFWEVANYREAYGLFASSGILFNHESPLRPERFVTRKIVSAAARIASGSREKLCLGNITICRDWGWAPEYVEAMWLMLHQERPEDFVIATGESHSLEEFVETAFGCVRLNWKDHVVTDPSLIRPTEIATGRGNPAKAQRVLHWQAKYRMHDVVKMMMEDELKRR, from the coding sequence ATACTCATGAAAGCGCTTATCTGCGGTATATCCGGGCAGGACGGGACATATCTTGCCCAACTTTTATTGAACAAGGGTTACGAGGTATGCGGGACGTCGCGTGACGCACAGATGGCAAGTTTCAGCAATCTGGCCCGGCTTGGCATCCGGGACCGGGTGATGCTTGAGTCTATGGTCCTGACCGATTTTAGAAGCGTGCTGCAGACGATTGCCAGGATAAAGCCTGATGAGATATACAACCTGGCGGGACAGAGTTCCGTTGGCCTCTCCTTTCAGCAGCCTGTGGAAACGCTGGAGAGCAACAGTATCGGGACACTGAACCTCCTGGAGGCGATCCGGTTCATAGGGCTTCCGGTCAGGCTCTACAATGCCTGTTCCAGCGAGTGCTTCGGCGATATCGGCGAAGAGGCGGCGGATGAAGCGACCCCATTTCGCCCGAGGAGCCCCTATGCCGTGGCAAAGGCCGCTGCCTTCTGGGAGGTGGCCAACTACCGCGAGGCCTATGGCCTCTTTGCCTCTTCAGGCATCCTGTTTAACCATGAATCCCCCCTGAGGCCTGAGCGTTTTGTGACCCGGAAGATCGTCTCAGCAGCCGCACGGATCGCTTCTGGAAGCAGGGAGAAACTCTGTCTGGGCAATATTACCATTTGCAGAGACTGGGGCTGGGCTCCGGAGTATGTGGAGGCCATGTGGCTGATGCTGCATCAGGAACGGCCTGAAGATTTTGTGATCGCGACCGGGGAGAGTCACAGCCTGGAGGAGTTTGTGGAGACGGCCTTCGGGTGTGTCCGGCTGAACTGGAAAGACCATGTGGTAACCGATCCGTCACTCATTAGGCCCACAGAAATAGCCACTGGCAGGGGCAATCCCGCAAAGGCCCAAAGGGTGCTCCACTGGCAGGCTAAATACAGGATGCATGACGTGGTGAAGATGATGATGGAGGATGAACTGAAACGAAGATGA
- a CDS encoding acylneuraminate cytidylyltransferase family protein has product MDILAFIPARAGSKRVANKNLRTLGGKPLIAHTIGAAAKSGHINRIVVTTDSEEIASVARQYGADVPFLRPVEISQSDSTEMQFFEHALDWFLENENYEPDLIVLLYPTSPFRRTETIDRAIEEMLRHPEADSLRSVRLCAEHPYKMWVTEEGYLTPFVKGKDPNIHTFSYQLLPTVYIQNASIYITKPATIRNKKSPTGDLIVPFIMDEMESVDINTPLDFRMAEVIINGGYS; this is encoded by the coding sequence GTGGACATCTTAGCCTTCATCCCAGCCCGAGCTGGCTCAAAGAGGGTAGCCAACAAAAACCTCCGTACCCTCGGGGGCAAGCCTCTGATAGCCCATACGATCGGGGCTGCTGCCAAGTCCGGACATATTAACCGCATCGTCGTGACTACAGACTCGGAAGAGATAGCATCCGTTGCAAGGCAATACGGTGCAGATGTCCCGTTCCTGAGGCCGGTTGAGATTTCACAGAGCGACTCGACCGAGATGCAATTTTTCGAACATGCCCTCGACTGGTTTCTTGAGAACGAAAATTATGAGCCTGACCTGATAGTCCTCCTCTATCCCACGTCCCCGTTCAGAAGAACAGAGACAATTGACAGGGCTATCGAAGAGATGCTGCGGCATCCTGAGGCGGACTCCCTCCGCTCGGTCCGGCTGTGCGCGGAACACCCGTACAAGATGTGGGTAACGGAAGAGGGTTATCTGACGCCTTTCGTCAAAGGAAAAGACCCGAATATCCATACCTTCTCATATCAACTATTGCCGACGGTCTACATCCAGAACGCGAGCATCTATATTACCAAACCGGCTACGATCCGGAACAAGAAATCCCCGACCGGCGACCTCATCGTCCCTTTCATAATGGACGAGATGGAGTCAGTTGACATCAATACCCCGCTCGATTTCAGGATGGCCGAGGTCATTATCAACGGGGGATACTCATGA
- a CDS encoding 1-deoxy-D-xylulose-5-phosphate synthase: MLNISFIPYSEFQRVWNSRSDKFWKLRIVSDMCRINALSAVKKAGSGHLGSSLSALDINVMLYFDELNTVKAGLSSPDRDIYYSSKGHDCPGQYAALFAAGILSWDHLLKLRRLGGLDGHPDVSIPGMEANTGSLGMGISKGKGMAWARKMQGSGGRVFVMTGDGELQEGQIWESLQTTAHQKICNITVIVDHNKIQTDKPVGEIINLGDIGKKFQIFGWHVERCDGHDFAAMDKVFGKLSSISDKPKLLIADTVKGKGISFMEGPASLKEGNGLYRWHSGAPDDDAYERGLQEVLDRINTDLKKCSMEPLSLEVVETREKNRTRLKDTAEKVVTAFGEALVEAGKGREDIVVLDADLSADCGLRPFETAFPDRFIENGIAEQDMVSMAGGLALQGLLPVVNSFGVFLSSRANEQIYNNATEGTKIIYVCHYAGLIPAGPGKSHQSLRDISLFAALPNFVIMEPGNSQETKAVLEWSVNRTKENCMMRLAISPSPRKIDLPEDYRFEMGKGTVLMDGGDAVLFAYGPVMLNEALLASELLSEKGFSLKVVNMPWLNRVDKEWFAWVVGGCRVIYVLDNHFSRGGLGDSLLNKLNESEKLRGRRYDKIAIDDYPVWGTPQEVLKYHRVDGASLAERIYK, translated from the coding sequence ATGCTGAACATTTCATTTATTCCATACAGTGAATTTCAGCGGGTATGGAACTCAAGGTCAGATAAGTTTTGGAAACTGCGGATTGTCAGCGACATGTGCCGTATCAATGCGCTGTCAGCCGTGAAAAAGGCAGGCTCGGGCCACTTGGGCTCCAGCCTGAGCGCCCTGGACATCAACGTGATGCTCTACTTCGACGAGCTGAACACAGTGAAGGCAGGCCTCAGCAGCCCTGACAGGGACATCTATTATTCATCGAAGGGGCACGACTGTCCAGGTCAGTATGCAGCACTCTTTGCCGCCGGCATCCTCTCATGGGATCACCTTCTAAAATTAAGGCGCCTTGGCGGATTAGACGGCCACCCTGATGTGAGCATTCCTGGGATGGAGGCTAACACCGGCTCCCTCGGGATGGGGATATCGAAGGGGAAGGGGATGGCCTGGGCCAGGAAGATGCAGGGGTCCGGGGGAAGAGTCTTTGTGATGACCGGAGACGGAGAACTCCAGGAGGGGCAGATCTGGGAGTCCCTGCAGACGACAGCCCATCAGAAGATATGCAATATCACGGTGATCGTTGACCATAATAAGATTCAGACAGACAAGCCTGTGGGAGAGATCATAAACCTCGGCGACATCGGGAAGAAGTTTCAGATCTTTGGATGGCATGTGGAGCGGTGCGATGGGCACGATTTTGCTGCCATGGACAAGGTGTTTGGCAAGTTGAGCAGTATTTCAGATAAGCCAAAACTCCTGATTGCAGACACTGTCAAGGGTAAGGGGATTTCCTTTATGGAGGGGCCGGCCTCATTGAAAGAGGGGAATGGACTCTATCGTTGGCATTCAGGCGCCCCGGATGATGATGCCTATGAAAGGGGCTTGCAGGAGGTACTCGACAGGATCAACACGGATCTCAAAAAATGCAGCATGGAACCTCTGTCCCTTGAAGTGGTTGAGACAAGGGAGAAGAACAGGACCAGGCTAAAGGATACTGCAGAGAAGGTAGTTACTGCCTTCGGTGAGGCGCTGGTAGAGGCAGGGAAGGGGAGAGAGGATATTGTTGTACTTGATGCCGACCTGTCTGCTGACTGCGGACTGCGCCCCTTTGAGACGGCCTTTCCGGACCGCTTCATCGAGAACGGGATAGCAGAGCAGGACATGGTCTCCATGGCCGGAGGGCTTGCGTTGCAGGGCCTTCTACCGGTCGTCAATTCATTCGGCGTCTTTCTATCCTCACGGGCCAATGAGCAGATATACAATAATGCTACAGAGGGGACAAAGATAATCTATGTATGCCATTACGCGGGCCTGATCCCTGCAGGCCCCGGCAAGTCGCACCAGAGCCTGAGGGACATATCCCTTTTTGCTGCCCTGCCGAACTTTGTCATAATGGAACCAGGCAATAGTCAGGAGACCAAGGCAGTCCTTGAGTGGAGCGTCAACAGGACAAAGGAGAACTGCATGATGAGACTTGCCATCTCGCCCTCTCCGCGAAAGATAGACCTTCCCGAAGATTACAGGTTTGAGATGGGGAAGGGAACTGTCCTGATGGATGGAGGGGATGCCGTGCTCTTTGCTTACGGCCCGGTGATGTTAAATGAAGCGCTCCTTGCATCAGAGTTATTGAGTGAGAAGGGTTTTTCGCTGAAGGTTGTCAATATGCCCTGGCTGAACCGTGTGGACAAAGAATGGTTTGCATGGGTTGTCGGCGGATGCCGCGTTATTTATGTTCTGGACAATCACTTCTCCCGCGGCGGATTGGGCGATTCCCTGCTTAATAAATTGAACGAATCAGAAAAACTGAGAGGCAGGCGATACGATAAAATCGCCATAGACGACTACCCTGTCTGGGGGACGCCACAGGAGGTTCTGAAATATCACCGGGTGGACGGGGCGTCTCTGGCTGAGAGGATTTATAAGTGA